Proteins from one Rhinopithecus roxellana isolate Shanxi Qingling chromosome 18, ASM756505v1, whole genome shotgun sequence genomic window:
- the KCTD4 gene encoding BTB/POZ domain-containing protein KCTD4, whose protein sequence is MERKINRREKEKEYEGKHNSLEDTDQGKNCKSTLMTLNVGGYLYITQKQTLTKYPDTFLEGIVNGKILCPFDADGHYFIDRDGLLFRHVLNFLRNGELLLPEGFRENQLLAQEAEFFQLKGLAEEVKSRWEKEQLTPRETTFLEITDNHDRSQGLRIFCNAPDFISKIKSRIVLVSKSRLDGFPEEFSISSNIIQFKYFIKSENGTRLVLKEDNTFVCTLETLKFEAIMMALKCGFRLLTSLDCSKGSIVHSDALHFIK, encoded by the coding sequence ATGGAGCGTAAaataaacagaagagaaaaagaaaaagagtacgAAGGGAAACACAACAGCCTGGAAGATACTGATCAAGGAAAGAACTGCAAATCTACACTGATGACCCTCAACGTTGGTGGATATTTATACATTACTCAAAAACAAACGCTGACCAAGTACCCAGACACTTTCCTTGAAGGTATAGTAAATGGAAAAATCCTCTGCCCATTTGATGCTGATGGTCATTATTTCATAGACAGGGATGGGCTCCTCTTCAGGCATGTCCTAAACTTCCTACGAAATGGAGAACTTCTATTGCCAGAAGGGTTTCGAGAAAATCAACTTCTTGCACAAGAAGCAGAATTCTTTCAGCTCAAGGGACTGGCAGAGGAAGTGAAATCCAGGTGGGAGAAAGAACAGCTAACACCCAGAGAGACTACTTTCTTGGAAATAACAGATAACCACGATCGTTCACAAGGACTGAGAATCTTCTGTAATGCTCCTGATTTCATATCAAAAATAAAGTCTCGCATTGTTCTGGTGTCCAAAAGCAGGCTGGATGGATTTCCAGAGGAGTTTTCAATATCGTCAAATATCATCCAATTTAAATACTTCATAAAGTCTGAAAATGGCACTCGACTTGTACTAAAGGAAGACAACACCTTTGTCTGTACCTTGGAAACTCTTAAGTTTGAGGCTATCATGATGGCTTTAAAGTGTGGCTTCAGACTGCTGACCAGCCTGGATTGTTCCAAAGGGTCAATTGTTCACAGCGATGCACTTCATTTTATCAAGTAA